In one Stenotrophomonas maltophilia genomic region, the following are encoded:
- a CDS encoding GNAT family N-acetyltransferase produces MATRNRMPPWHEIFKAPSGHELLIRPIRPEDSAPLQAAFSLFGPEEIRDRFLQAVTELSPETTQRLTHPNPKTEITLVAAESLPAGEAVVGAVARASIIPGTREAEYAILISRFLIGQGLGRQLMRKLVKWGRGKYLDRLYGDVAAENEPMKQLAASLGFKPVPHPNGTEGLVRMVLELDN; encoded by the coding sequence ATGGCCACTCGCAACCGCATGCCGCCCTGGCATGAGATCTTCAAGGCTCCCAGCGGCCACGAGCTGCTGATCCGCCCCATCCGCCCGGAAGACAGCGCGCCGCTGCAAGCGGCCTTCAGCCTGTTCGGGCCGGAAGAAATCCGCGACCGTTTCCTGCAGGCGGTGACCGAGCTGTCACCGGAAACCACGCAGCGCCTGACCCATCCGAATCCCAAGACCGAGATCACCCTGGTCGCGGCCGAGTCCCTGCCCGCCGGTGAGGCCGTGGTCGGTGCGGTCGCCCGGGCCTCGATCATCCCCGGTACCCGCGAAGCCGAGTACGCGATCCTGATCAGCCGCTTCCTCATCGGCCAGGGCCTGGGCCGGCAGCTGATGCGCAAGCTGGTGAAGTGGGGTCGGGGCAAGTACCTGGATCGCCTGTACGGCGATGTGGCGGCCGAGAACGAGCCGATGAAGCAGCTGGCCGCCTCGCTGGGCTTCAAGCCCGTTCCGCACCCGAACGGCACCGAAGGGCTGGTGCGCATGGTGCTGGAACTGGACAACTGA
- the creB gene encoding two-component system response regulator CreB: MLRAMTAPVAHVLVVEDEAAIAETVLYALRSEGYLASHCLLGSDALQRLRDGGIDVVVLDVGLPDLSGFEVCRRLRALPGPQAQLPVIFLTARNDELDRVLGLELGADDYMAKPFSPRELVARVRARLRRAAPAASDTDAGWQTHGAFAIDREGRRVRFHGQALDLTRYEYALLEALLQRPGAILSRAQLMDRGWDSSADSADRTVDTHVKTLRAKLRAAGASTDPIRTHRGLGYALEV, encoded by the coding sequence ATGCTGCGCGCCATGACAGCTCCCGTTGCCCATGTCCTGGTGGTCGAGGACGAAGCCGCCATCGCCGAAACCGTGCTCTACGCGCTGCGCAGCGAGGGCTACCTGGCCAGTCACTGCCTGCTCGGCAGCGATGCCCTGCAGCGGCTGCGGGACGGTGGCATCGATGTGGTGGTGCTGGACGTGGGCCTGCCGGACCTGAGCGGCTTCGAGGTCTGTCGTCGGCTGCGTGCGCTGCCCGGTCCGCAGGCGCAGCTGCCGGTGATCTTCCTGACCGCCCGCAACGACGAGCTGGACCGGGTGCTGGGCCTGGAACTGGGCGCCGACGACTACATGGCCAAGCCGTTCTCGCCGCGCGAGCTGGTGGCGCGGGTGCGCGCGCGGCTGCGGCGGGCGGCGCCTGCCGCCAGTGACACCGATGCGGGCTGGCAGACGCATGGCGCCTTCGCCATCGACCGCGAGGGCCGGCGTGTCCGCTTCCACGGCCAGGCGCTGGACCTGACCCGCTACGAGTACGCACTGCTGGAAGCCCTGCTGCAACGCCCCGGGGCCATCCTCAGCCGCGCCCAGCTGATGGACCGCGGCTGGGACAGCAGTGCCGACAGCGCCGACCGCACGGTCGATACGCACGTCAAGACCCTGCGTGCCAAGCTGCGCGCGGCCGGCGCCAGCACCGACCCGATCCGGACCCACCGTGGCCTGGGCTACGCCCTGGAGGTGTGA
- a CDS encoding M20/M25/M40 family metallo-hydrolase — MLKWGVLAVALAMSGNATAQQREPVDLDMVSRIRQEAFHRSQVMDTFSYLTERIGPRLTNSPAMGRANAWTRSKFTEWKLDNVHDEAFDDFGRGWEFTSASVEMLGDRVMPLHALPKAWTPGTGGPVEGELVQVDIKKPEDIEKYRGKLRGKILLLGEAREYKRGTEPDSHRHDATSLEGLQEFTLPKDKDATAERAKRVKEYQERQALAAKVNAFFVEEGALASISISSWDNGIIRVAGGGSRKAGESVGIPELAMIAEHFNPLVRALEAKQPVRLRVDVSARFTDDSDQPGYNTLAEIRGSSRPDEVVMIGAHLDSWHSGTGAADNAAGVAVMMEAMRILKATGAKPRRTIRVALWSGEEQGLIGSQAYVAKHFGQFPEPVDAAQKALPASLRDPTGPLRKTRDYSKFQVYFNMDNGSGRFRGIYAQENLAAMPIFEAWLAPFHDVGATTVATRNTGSTDHISFDRIGLPGFQFIQDRLDYFTNVHHSHLDTWDHAEPEDLKQAAAIVASFAYNAAMREQSFPRKAEPQP, encoded by the coding sequence GTGCTGAAGTGGGGTGTGCTGGCGGTTGCGCTGGCGATGAGCGGGAATGCGACGGCGCAGCAGCGCGAGCCGGTGGACCTGGACATGGTCAGCCGCATCCGCCAGGAGGCGTTCCATCGCTCGCAGGTGATGGACACCTTCAGCTATCTCACCGAGCGCATCGGGCCGCGTCTGACCAACTCTCCCGCGATGGGGCGCGCCAACGCGTGGACCCGCAGCAAGTTCACCGAATGGAAGCTGGACAATGTCCACGACGAAGCGTTCGACGACTTCGGCCGTGGCTGGGAGTTCACCTCGGCCAGCGTGGAGATGCTCGGCGACCGCGTGATGCCGTTGCACGCGCTGCCCAAGGCCTGGACGCCGGGCACCGGAGGACCGGTCGAGGGCGAGCTGGTACAGGTGGACATCAAGAAGCCGGAAGACATCGAGAAGTACCGCGGCAAGCTGCGCGGGAAGATCCTGCTGCTCGGCGAGGCGCGCGAGTACAAGCGGGGTACCGAGCCGGACTCGCATCGTCACGACGCGACCTCGCTGGAGGGACTGCAGGAATTCACCCTGCCCAAGGACAAGGACGCCACCGCCGAGCGCGCCAAGCGGGTGAAGGAGTACCAGGAGCGGCAGGCGCTGGCGGCCAAGGTCAACGCCTTCTTCGTCGAGGAAGGCGCATTGGCCTCGATCAGCATCAGCAGCTGGGACAACGGCATCATCCGCGTGGCCGGTGGTGGCTCGCGCAAGGCCGGGGAATCGGTCGGCATTCCGGAGCTGGCGATGATCGCCGAGCACTTCAATCCGCTGGTGCGTGCACTGGAGGCCAAGCAGCCCGTGCGCCTGCGGGTGGACGTGAGCGCGCGTTTCACCGACGACAGCGATCAGCCCGGCTACAACACGCTGGCGGAGATCCGGGGCAGCAGCAGGCCGGATGAGGTGGTGATGATCGGCGCGCACCTCGATTCCTGGCACAGTGGCACCGGCGCGGCCGACAACGCGGCCGGCGTGGCGGTGATGATGGAAGCCATGCGCATCCTCAAGGCCACCGGTGCCAAGCCCCGGCGCACCATCCGGGTGGCGCTGTGGAGCGGCGAGGAGCAGGGCCTGATCGGCTCGCAGGCCTACGTCGCCAAGCACTTCGGCCAGTTCCCGGAACCGGTGGACGCTGCGCAGAAGGCGTTGCCGGCCTCGCTGCGCGACCCCACCGGACCGCTGCGCAAGACCCGCGACTACAGCAAGTTCCAGGTCTACTTCAACATGGACAACGGCTCCGGCCGCTTCCGTGGCATCTACGCGCAGGAGAACCTGGCGGCGATGCCGATCTTCGAGGCCTGGCTCGCCCCGTTCCATGATGTCGGCGCCACCACGGTGGCGACCCGCAACACCGGCAGCACCGACCACATCAGCTTCGATCGCATCGGCCTGCCCGGCTTCCAGTTCATCCAGGACCGGCTGGATTACTTCACCAATGTCCACCACAGCCATCTGGACACCTGGGACCACGCCGAGCCCGAAGATCTCAAGCAGGCAGCGGCCATCGTGGCCTCCTTTGCCTACAACGCGGCGATGCGAGAGCAGTCGTTCCCGCGCAAGGCCGAGCCGCAGCCGTGA
- a CDS encoding 23S rRNA (adenine(2030)-N(6))-methyltransferase RlmJ, whose amino-acid sequence MNYRHAFHAGNHADVLKHIVQLALIDSFKRKDSPFFVLDTHGGAGRYLLASEESRKTLEAESGVMRLMAQPKLPDVVERYLKAVQADNPVGALTNYPGSPLLTAQAMRAQDRMAVCELQEDEAGTLKALFAHDSRVGVHPGDGYALLRSLLPPKVNGSKIGRGLVLIDPPYEAQDAEYQRILAALAETLARWPQATCAVWFPIKQRRTILHFLRKATALPVKSAVTIEFLVRPDDSPLRLNGSGMLVLNAPWQFDRAVGPALPALRQHLGEPGASTRLDWLKAPE is encoded by the coding sequence ATGAATTACCGCCATGCCTTCCACGCCGGCAACCATGCCGATGTCCTCAAGCACATCGTGCAGCTGGCCCTGATCGACAGCTTCAAGCGCAAGGACAGCCCGTTCTTCGTGCTGGACACCCACGGCGGCGCTGGCCGCTATCTGCTGGCCAGCGAAGAGAGCCGCAAGACGCTGGAGGCCGAATCCGGGGTCATGCGCCTGATGGCGCAGCCGAAGCTGCCGGACGTGGTCGAGCGCTACCTGAAGGCCGTGCAGGCCGACAATCCGGTCGGCGCGCTGACCAACTACCCCGGCTCGCCCCTGCTCACCGCCCAGGCCATGCGTGCGCAGGACCGGATGGCGGTATGCGAGCTGCAGGAAGACGAAGCAGGCACGCTCAAGGCCCTGTTCGCCCATGACAGCCGGGTCGGCGTGCACCCGGGCGACGGCTATGCACTGCTGCGCTCGCTGCTGCCGCCGAAGGTCAACGGCAGCAAGATCGGCCGCGGCCTGGTGCTGATCGACCCGCCCTACGAGGCCCAGGACGCCGAGTACCAGCGCATCCTGGCAGCGCTGGCCGAGACGCTGGCGCGCTGGCCGCAGGCCACCTGCGCGGTGTGGTTCCCGATCAAGCAGCGCCGCACGATCCTGCATTTCCTGCGCAAGGCCACTGCCTTGCCGGTCAAGTCGGCAGTGACCATCGAGTTCCTGGTACGCCCCGACGACTCACCGCTGCGCCTCAACGGCAGCGGCATGCTGGTGCTCAACGCCCCCTGGCAGTTCGACCGGGCGGTCGGTCCGGCCCTGCCGGCGCTGCGCCAGCACCTGGGTGAGCCCGGCGCCAGCACCCGCCTGGATTGGCTCAAGGCACCTGAATAA
- the creC gene encoding two-component system sensor histidine kinase CreC, producing MRLVMKLFLGFFLIVGIAAFFVMRVFVNEVKPGVRQAMESTLVDAANVLAEMAAADVKAGTINSGSFTRNLAKARQRDLKAMVWRFPKRALDYRVTITDAKGIVIYDSQGRDVGRDNSRWNDVYRTLRGEYGARSSPETPGEEGNTVMHVAAPVYDPGDGRTLIGVLTLAQPNRSIDPFIAASQRAIIERGAWLIGLSALVGVLVTMWLTTGLGQLSRYARAVTAGEPVPPPRRRRDEIGDLGQALETMRRKLEGKAYVEQYVQSLTHEMKSPLAAIRGAAELLQEPMADADRAHFARSILEQQERLTETIDKLLALAEVEQHGWLQTRAPIALPDLLQQTVAAAQVRAQAAGVEVRTDAVADLSIQGDAYLLRQALNNLVDNAVAFSPSGTEVVLQEQVEDGGVRLQVADRGAGIPDYARDRVFERFYSLARPGSGRRSSGLGLPFVQEVARLHDGRVQLQARDGGGTVASLWLPLGMPGPRTRR from the coding sequence ATGCGTCTGGTGATGAAGCTGTTCCTGGGCTTCTTCCTGATCGTGGGCATCGCCGCGTTCTTCGTCATGCGCGTGTTCGTCAACGAAGTGAAGCCGGGCGTGCGCCAGGCGATGGAATCGACCCTGGTCGATGCAGCCAACGTGCTGGCCGAGATGGCGGCGGCGGACGTCAAGGCAGGCACCATCAACAGCGGCAGTTTCACCCGCAACCTGGCCAAGGCGCGGCAGCGTGACCTGAAAGCGATGGTGTGGCGCTTTCCCAAGCGCGCCCTCGATTACCGGGTGACGATCACCGATGCGAAAGGCATCGTGATCTACGATTCGCAGGGCCGCGACGTCGGTCGTGACAACTCGCGCTGGAACGATGTCTACCGCACCCTGCGCGGCGAGTACGGCGCCCGCTCCAGCCCGGAGACGCCGGGCGAGGAGGGCAACACCGTGATGCATGTGGCCGCGCCGGTGTACGACCCGGGCGATGGCCGCACCCTCATCGGCGTGCTCACCCTGGCCCAGCCCAACCGCAGCATCGATCCGTTCATTGCGGCCAGCCAGCGCGCCATCATCGAACGCGGCGCATGGCTGATAGGACTCTCGGCGCTGGTCGGGGTGCTGGTGACGATGTGGTTGACCACCGGCCTGGGCCAGCTCAGCCGCTATGCGCGCGCGGTCACCGCCGGTGAGCCGGTGCCGCCGCCACGCCGCCGCCGCGATGAGATCGGTGATCTCGGCCAGGCGCTGGAGACCATGCGGCGCAAACTCGAAGGCAAGGCCTACGTCGAGCAGTATGTGCAGTCGCTGACGCACGAAATGAAGAGCCCACTGGCCGCGATACGCGGTGCCGCCGAGCTGCTGCAGGAACCGATGGCCGATGCCGACCGTGCGCACTTCGCGCGCAGCATCCTCGAGCAGCAGGAGCGGTTGACCGAAACCATCGACAAGCTGCTGGCGCTGGCCGAAGTGGAGCAGCATGGCTGGCTGCAGACGCGTGCTCCGATCGCACTGCCGGACCTGCTGCAGCAGACCGTCGCAGCCGCGCAGGTGCGCGCGCAGGCGGCCGGCGTCGAGGTACGCACTGATGCCGTGGCGGATCTGAGCATTCAGGGTGATGCCTATCTGCTGCGGCAGGCGCTGAACAACCTGGTCGACAACGCGGTTGCCTTCTCTCCATCGGGGACGGAGGTGGTGCTGCAGGAACAGGTTGAGGACGGCGGCGTGCGCCTGCAGGTGGCCGACCGGGGGGCCGGCATTCCCGACTATGCCCGTGACCGCGTGTTCGAGCGCTTCTATTCGTTGGCCCGTCCCGGCAGTGGCCGCCGCAGCTCCGGCCTCGGGCTGCCGTTCGTGCAGGAAGTGGCGCGCCTGCACGATGGCCGTGTCCAGCTGCAGGCCCGCGACGGCGGCGGGACCGTGGCCAGCCTGTGGTTGCCGCTGGGCATGCCCGGCCCGCGCACGCGGCGCTGA
- a CDS encoding HD-GYP domain-containing protein yields the protein MLPDAVPAPDLLHAQACLIDALAMSLRMRDAYTRHHCDRVGRLAQRLAVHCDLDQEAGTRVALAARFHDIGKIGIPDDVLLSPRRHTEQERAIMREHPVRGEHIFLTTGRSDAAAVARLIRAHHEAFDGSGYPDGLHGEHIPLGARIVTLADAYDAMTSDRPYRAAMAHGTALRILDDQAGGLIDPYVLQRFHRLLAQEPALA from the coding sequence ATGCTGCCTGACGCCGTACCCGCCCCCGACCTGCTGCACGCGCAGGCCTGCCTGATCGATGCCCTGGCCATGTCGCTGCGGATGCGCGATGCCTACACCCGCCATCACTGTGACCGGGTCGGCCGGCTGGCCCAGCGCCTGGCCGTGCACTGCGACCTGGACCAGGAGGCCGGCACGCGGGTCGCGCTGGCCGCGCGATTCCATGACATCGGCAAGATCGGCATTCCCGACGACGTGCTGCTGAGCCCTCGCCGGCACACCGAACAGGAGCGCGCGATCATGCGTGAGCATCCCGTGCGTGGCGAGCACATCTTCCTGACCACCGGCCGCAGCGATGCCGCCGCGGTGGCCAGGCTGATCCGGGCCCATCACGAGGCATTCGACGGCAGCGGCTATCCCGACGGCCTGCACGGCGAGCACATCCCGCTGGGCGCGCGCATTGTCACGCTCGCCGACGCCTACGATGCGATGACCAGTGATCGTCCGTACCGGGCGGCGATGGCGCACGGAACGGCACTGCGCATCCTCGATGACCAGGCCGGCGGCCTGATCGACCCCTACGTGCTGCAGCGCTTCCATCGCCTGCTGGCGCAGGAACCTGCGCTGGCCTGA
- the creD gene encoding cell envelope integrity protein CreD: MKSLKMLLRFAIVGGLILLLLIPLMMIRSVINERSQYRDEAFARVADSRAGAQQLVGPVRVVPWVERQQVEVVDAKGNKKTEVQVSEGHWLQMPASLDVGGEMLPSQREVGLFKVPVYSWNGQLKASFAADDYPVKPGRTYGQPYVALGVSDARGLVGTPNLRVDGRQVRLLPGVGAAAELGRGLHAPVAGFAGVQGGQLAASTVELELRLDGSRMLSVVPVGDDNRIALRSRWPHPSFAGAFLPNERRVDAQGFDARWAVSSLASDAQRQLRSDGAVASQAVSVSLVDPVDAYTQADRASKYGVLFVLLTFVGFILFELIKSLRIHPLQYLMVGLALAIFFLLLISLSEHIAFWKAYLVSAAACIGVQAVYLANVLGHWKRGLGFAALLTVLYGALYGLLVSENNALLMGSLLLFVILALAMWVTRRVDWYALGAEAK, translated from the coding sequence ATGAAATCCCTGAAGATGCTGCTGCGGTTCGCCATTGTCGGCGGGCTGATCCTGCTGCTGCTGATTCCGCTGATGATGATCCGCAGCGTGATCAACGAGCGCAGTCAATACCGGGACGAAGCCTTCGCGCGGGTCGCTGACAGCCGCGCCGGCGCGCAGCAGCTGGTGGGGCCGGTGCGGGTGGTGCCGTGGGTGGAGCGCCAGCAGGTGGAAGTCGTCGACGCCAAGGGCAACAAGAAGACCGAGGTGCAGGTCAGCGAAGGGCACTGGCTGCAGATGCCGGCCTCGCTCGACGTTGGCGGCGAGATGCTGCCCAGCCAGCGTGAGGTCGGGCTGTTCAAGGTGCCGGTGTACAGCTGGAACGGCCAGTTGAAGGCCTCTTTCGCGGCTGACGACTATCCGGTCAAGCCAGGCCGCACCTATGGCCAGCCCTATGTGGCGCTGGGGGTGTCCGATGCGCGTGGCCTGGTCGGCACGCCCAACCTGCGCGTGGATGGCCGCCAGGTACGCCTGCTGCCGGGCGTCGGCGCCGCTGCGGAACTGGGGCGCGGCCTGCATGCCCCCGTGGCCGGCTTTGCCGGGGTGCAGGGTGGACAGCTGGCAGCAAGCACGGTGGAGCTGGAGCTGCGGCTGGACGGCAGCCGGATGCTGTCGGTCGTGCCGGTAGGCGATGACAACCGCATCGCACTGCGTTCGCGCTGGCCGCATCCATCCTTCGCCGGCGCCTTCCTGCCGAACGAACGCCGCGTCGATGCGCAGGGCTTCGACGCACGCTGGGCGGTGTCCTCGCTGGCCTCCGATGCCCAGCGCCAGCTGCGCAGCGATGGCGCGGTGGCGTCGCAGGCGGTGAGCGTGTCGCTGGTCGATCCGGTCGACGCCTACACGCAGGCGGATCGCGCCTCCAAGTATGGCGTGCTGTTCGTGCTGCTCACCTTCGTCGGCTTCATTCTGTTCGAGCTGATCAAATCGCTGCGCATCCACCCGCTGCAGTACCTGATGGTGGGCCTGGCGCTGGCGATCTTCTTCCTGCTGCTGATCAGCCTGTCCGAGCACATCGCCTTCTGGAAGGCCTATCTGGTCTCGGCGGCGGCTTGCATCGGCGTGCAGGCGGTGTATCTGGCCAACGTGCTCGGTCACTGGAAGCGCGGCCTGGGCTTCGCCGCGCTGCTGACCGTGCTGTATGGCGCGCTTTACGGGCTGCTGGTCTCGGAGAACAACGCGCTGCTGATGGGCTCGCTGCTGCTGTTCGTGATTCTGGCGCTGGCGATGTGGGTGACCCGCCGCGTGGACTGGTATGCGCTGGGCGCGGAAGCAAAGTGA
- the mfd gene encoding transcription-repair coupling factor: MSRTSYPAPPLPRAGQLRAWWRAPASPTALAWYLAQAARAHDAPLLVVARDNHGANQLEADLQTLLGNDPALPVIAFPDWETLPYDRFSPHPDIISQRLAALHRLPSLKRGLVVVPVQTLLQQLAPRSYVIGGSFDLKVGQRLDLEAEKRRLESAGYRNVPQVMDPGDFAVRGGLLDVFPMGADEPLRVELLDEDIDSIRAFDPESQRSLDRVESVHMLPGREVPMDEASIGRVLAALRERFDVDTRRSALYQDLKSGLAPAGIEYYLPLFFDRTASLFDYLPAGSLPVVCAGAGEAADAFWAQTGERYEQRRHDVERPLLPPSALYLSPEQLRERLNDAPRIEVWAADHARIADAHALGDQPLPALPVAAREAPAGDALKSFLGHYPGRVLIAADSPGRREALLEVLQAAELKPPVVADLPAFLASDVRFAITVAPLEDGFALDDPRLAVLTERQLFPERAGSTRRTRRAGREPEAIIRDLGELTEGAPIVHEDHGVGRYRGLIAMDVGGMPGEFLEIEYAKGDRLYVPVAQLHLISRYSGASAETAPLHSLGGEQWTKAKRKAAEKVRDVAAELLEIQARRQARAGLALQVDRAMYEPFAAGFPFEETPDQLAAIDATLRDLASSQPMDRVVCGDVGFGKTEVAVRAAFAAASAGKQVAVLVPTTLLAEQHYRNFRDRFADYPLKVEVLSRFKSTKEIKAELEKVAAGTIDVIVGTHRLLQPDVKFKDLGMVIVDEEQRFGVRQKEALKALRANVHLLTLTATPIPRTLNMAMAGLRDLSIIATPPPNRLAVQTFITQWDNALLREAFQRELARGGQLYFLHNDVESIGRMQRELSELVPEARIGIAHGQMPERELEKVMLDFQKQRFNVLLSTTIIESGIDIPNANTIIINRADRFGLAQLHQLRGRVGRSHHRAYAYLITPDRRAITPDAEKRLEAIASMDELGAGFTLATHDLEIRGAGELLGEDQSGQMAEVGFSLYTELLERAVRSIKQGKLPDLDAGEEVRGADVELHVPALIPEDYLPDVHTRLTLYKRISSARDNDALRELQVEMIDRFGLLPDPAKHLFAVAELKLRANALGIRKLDLGENGGRIVFESKPDIDPMAVIQLIQKQPNLYAMEGPDKLRIKHPLPLPEDRFNAARALLTTLAPG, from the coding sequence ATGTCGCGTACTTCATACCCCGCCCCGCCGCTGCCGCGCGCCGGCCAGCTCCGCGCCTGGTGGCGCGCCCCCGCTTCACCGACCGCCCTGGCCTGGTACCTGGCCCAGGCGGCGCGCGCGCATGACGCGCCGTTGCTGGTGGTTGCCCGTGACAACCACGGCGCCAACCAGCTCGAAGCCGATCTGCAGACCCTGCTGGGCAACGATCCCGCGCTGCCGGTGATCGCCTTCCCGGACTGGGAAACCCTGCCCTACGACCGCTTCAGCCCGCATCCGGACATCATCTCGCAGCGCCTGGCGGCCCTGCACCGCCTGCCTTCGCTCAAGCGCGGCCTGGTGGTGGTGCCGGTCCAGACCCTGCTGCAGCAGCTGGCCCCGCGCAGCTACGTGATCGGCGGCAGCTTCGACCTGAAGGTCGGCCAGCGCCTGGACCTGGAGGCCGAGAAACGCCGCCTGGAAAGCGCGGGCTACCGCAACGTGCCGCAGGTGATGGACCCCGGTGACTTCGCCGTGCGCGGCGGCCTGCTCGATGTGTTCCCGATGGGCGCCGACGAGCCCTTGCGGGTGGAGCTGCTGGACGAGGACATCGACTCGATCCGCGCCTTCGACCCGGAAAGCCAGCGCTCGCTGGACAGGGTCGAGTCGGTGCACATGCTGCCCGGCCGCGAAGTACCGATGGATGAGGCCAGCATCGGCCGCGTGCTGGCCGCCCTGCGTGAACGCTTCGATGTCGACACGCGCCGCAGCGCGCTGTACCAGGACCTCAAGTCCGGGTTGGCCCCGGCAGGCATCGAGTACTACCTGCCGCTGTTCTTCGACCGCACCGCCAGCCTGTTCGACTACCTGCCTGCCGGCAGCCTGCCGGTGGTGTGTGCCGGCGCAGGCGAAGCCGCCGACGCGTTCTGGGCACAGACCGGCGAACGCTACGAGCAGCGCCGCCACGATGTCGAGCGCCCACTGCTACCGCCCTCGGCGCTGTACCTTTCGCCTGAGCAGCTGCGCGAGCGGCTGAACGACGCGCCACGCATCGAAGTATGGGCCGCCGACCATGCGCGCATCGCCGATGCACATGCGCTGGGCGACCAGCCCCTGCCGGCGCTGCCGGTAGCGGCCCGCGAAGCACCCGCTGGCGACGCGCTGAAATCCTTCCTCGGCCACTACCCCGGCCGGGTACTGATCGCCGCAGATTCACCGGGCCGCCGCGAAGCCCTGCTGGAAGTGCTGCAGGCGGCCGAACTGAAGCCGCCGGTGGTTGCCGACCTGCCCGCCTTCCTCGCCAGCGATGTGCGCTTTGCCATCACCGTGGCGCCGCTGGAAGATGGCTTCGCCCTGGACGATCCGCGCCTGGCGGTCCTGACCGAACGCCAGCTGTTCCCCGAGCGCGCCGGTAGTACCCGCCGCACGCGCCGCGCCGGCCGCGAACCGGAAGCGATCATCCGTGACCTGGGCGAGCTGACCGAAGGCGCGCCGATCGTGCACGAGGATCATGGCGTGGGCCGTTATCGCGGCCTGATCGCGATGGACGTCGGTGGCATGCCGGGCGAGTTCCTGGAAATCGAGTATGCCAAGGGCGACCGCCTGTACGTGCCGGTCGCACAGCTGCATCTCATCAGCCGCTACTCCGGCGCATCCGCCGAGACCGCGCCCCTGCATTCGCTCGGGGGCGAGCAGTGGACCAAGGCCAAGCGCAAGGCCGCCGAGAAGGTGCGCGACGTCGCCGCCGAACTGCTGGAAATCCAGGCGCGCCGGCAGGCACGTGCCGGACTGGCCCTGCAGGTCGACCGCGCGATGTACGAACCATTCGCCGCCGGCTTCCCGTTCGAGGAGACACCCGACCAGCTGGCCGCCATCGACGCGACCCTGCGCGACCTCGCCAGCAGCCAGCCGATGGACCGCGTGGTGTGCGGCGATGTGGGCTTCGGCAAGACCGAGGTCGCCGTGCGCGCCGCGTTCGCCGCTGCCAGTGCCGGCAAGCAGGTGGCGGTGCTGGTGCCGACCACGCTGCTGGCCGAACAGCACTACCGCAACTTCCGCGACCGCTTCGCCGATTACCCGCTCAAGGTGGAAGTGCTGTCGCGCTTCAAGAGCACCAAGGAGATCAAGGCCGAACTGGAGAAGGTCGCTGCCGGCACCATCGATGTCATCGTGGGCACCCACCGCCTGCTGCAGCCGGACGTGAAGTTCAAGGATCTGGGCATGGTCATCGTCGACGAGGAACAACGGTTCGGCGTACGCCAGAAGGAGGCGCTGAAGGCGTTGCGTGCCAACGTGCACCTGCTGACCCTGACCGCCACGCCGATCCCGCGCACGCTGAACATGGCCATGGCCGGCCTTCGCGACCTGTCGATCATCGCCACGCCGCCGCCGAACCGGCTGGCGGTACAGACCTTCATCACGCAATGGGACAACGCGCTGCTGCGCGAGGCCTTCCAGCGCGAACTGGCGCGTGGTGGCCAGCTGTACTTCCTGCACAACGACGTGGAGAGCATCGGCCGCATGCAGCGCGAGCTGTCCGAACTCGTGCCGGAAGCGCGCATCGGCATCGCCCATGGCCAGATGCCGGAGCGCGAACTGGAGAAGGTGATGCTGGATTTCCAGAAGCAGCGCTTCAACGTGCTGCTGTCGACCACGATCATCGAGTCGGGCATCGACATCCCCAACGCCAACACCATCATCATCAACCGCGCTGACCGCTTCGGCCTGGCCCAGCTGCACCAGCTGCGCGGCCGCGTGGGGCGTTCGCACCACCGCGCCTACGCCTACCTGATCACGCCTGACCGCCGTGCGATCACCCCGGATGCCGAGAAGCGCCTGGAAGCCATCGCCTCCATGGACGAGCTGGGCGCCGGCTTCACCCTGGCCACGCACGATCTGGAAATCCGCGGTGCCGGTGAACTGCTCGGCGAGGACCAGAGCGGGCAGATGGCCGAAGTCGGCTTCAGCCTGTATACCGAGCTCCTGGAGCGCGCGGTACGCAGCATCAAGCAGGGCAAGCTGCCGGACCTGGATGCCGGCGAGGAAGTGCGCGGTGCCGACGTCGAGCTGCATGTGCCGGCCCTGATTCCGGAAGACTACCTGCCGGACGTGCATACCCGCCTGACGCTGTACAAGCGCATTTCCAGCGCGCGCGACAACGATGCGCTGCGCGAGCTGCAGGTCGAGATGATCGATCGCTTCGGCCTGCTGCCGGACCCGGCCAAGCACCTGTTCGCGGTTGCCGAGCTGAAGCTGCGGGCCAACGCGCTGGGCATCCGCAAGCTGGACCTGGGCGAGAACGGTGGCCGCATCGTGTTCGAATCGAAGCCGGACATCGACCCGATGGCCGTGATCCAGCTGATCCAGAAGCAGCCGAACCTGTATGCGATGGAAGGCCCGGACAAGCTCCGCATCAAGCACCCGCTACCCTTGCCGGAAGACCGCTTCAATGCGGCCCGCGCCCTGCTGACGACCCTCGCCCCGGGTTGA